AAGGACTTGTGAGTACTGTTGCCTTGTTTCGAAATGAGCTCGAGCAGCAAGCAGTGCGGCTTTCATGACAGCACCGGGTAGGCATTCATTATCTTTTCTTTCTGCTGAATATCTTGCCAGTTTGAGTTTAATCTTCTTCCAATGGGTTAAATCGCATTGAAAGAAAGGTCACAAAAAAACCGAGTAAAACTCGGTTACTTCGTCAAAATAATGATTTGAATGTCAGGCAGAACCAACACCTGTGTACGAACCGTAGAAGAACAATCCAACAACAAAGATGGCAGCCATGCCCCCTGCAGTCGCGATCAGCCATAGAGGCAATGTGCCCTCTGTCCAGCGTGAACGCCAAGCAACGGCTGGTCGACCGTCGGGAAGACGATCTGGAATACGACCGTCCGGAAGACCTGATTTCTTACCACTCATGATTCAGACCTCAGTTGAAGAAGTAGCTGGAGAACAAGATGCCTGTGACGAACACAAACAGAAGACCCAGATAAAGGCTGGTCCGGTTGAGTTCAACTGGCAAGGTATTGGGATTTTTGTTGCGCTCCATGGTGTCTCAGAACTGTTGGGGAATCAGCGGCGAATGAATTGCATGGCGGCCAAAGCGCCGATGAAGAACACCGCGGGAACTCCCAGGGTGTGAAGTGCAAGCCAGCGAACCGTAAAAATCGGATAGACGCGAGGCTTTGAGGAAGTGGGTGTTTGAGTCATGGACAGTCCTTATTTCAGGCGTGAGTCGAGGTTGGACTTGCCTTCGAAGCGCTGACCAACCACAGGAGCTTTGCTCTCACTGACTTGGTAATACGAGTCAGGGCGAGGGGTTCCAAAAGCGTCGTAGGCGAGGCCTGTCGACACGAACAGGAATCCTGCAAGAAAGATGGAAGGCAGTGTGATTGCGTGGATCACCCAGTAGCGAATGCTGGTGATGATCTCGAAAAACGGGCGTTCCCCGGTTGAGCCGGCGGCCATGACTTCGGGTGTATCAGCTCCGCGATCCTAAAGGCAGGAGTCTGGCGACTGCGCCAGACCCCTGCCAGTTGGTTACAGAGCGTTGTTCGCTGCTCGGTCTCAGTCGCTCTCAACTCAGCGCTGACCAGCGCAGCATCAGACCCCTCTCACCCAGCAGGAACGCATGCTGTTGGCGATCCGTGTCGTCGAAAACAAAGCGCGTGAAGTTGGTTGGGGCTTGAACGCTTTCTGGATCACGCTCCCAGCTGTTGCCCTCATCGCGGCTCACCAGCAAGGTGCCGTTGCCACCACTGGCCCAGATCGCTCCGTCGTCGGACCAGGCCATGTCCAGATAGCCATAGCCATTGGTGATGGGAATAATCGGCTTGCTCCAGTTTTCGTTGTCAGCAGCGTCTTCGTTGAAGCGAATCTGAGCGCCACGAGCCACCATCCAGAGTTTGCCGTTGGGCTGGTAGCCAATGCTCTGCAGTCGTTGGCTGCTCACGCGTTGGTGAACCTGCCACACCGGTTGTCCTGGATCCCAGGTGGCGTAGAAGTTCCCCAGGCTGCTCACGCTCACGTAGGCACCATCAGGGCTGCGGCGTAGATCACGGGTTGCACCCGCTGCATCGCTCACCTCGGCGTCCCAGCTACCCCCACCGTCGCTGGTTCGGTACACAGCGCCCACGTTGGTTGCCAGCTCTGCACTGTTCGGACCAAGTGCCGTGATCAGGTACGGCTCTCCTGGCAGCTTGGTGTCCAGAAACAGGCGCGTCCAGTTCTGACCACCGTCGGTGGTGTGCATCAGGAGGCCTGGCTGACCGGCGATCCAGCCGTCATCGCCATCAAAAGCGATGCTTATCAGGCGGAAATTCTCTTCCTCCGGCAGATCCAGGCTGCGTTCGTTCCAGCTCGCACCTCCATCGTTGGTCTCCAGAATGAGCCGGTTGCTGCCCACCAGAAATCCATGGTCGGCGCTGGTGAAAGCGATATCCAGGGGGTTGGCCTGGGTGTTGAGATCGATCACCTGCCAGGGACTGGCAGTGGCGGTAGGAACTTTGGTGGTCACGCAACCGCCAAGTCCAAAGCCGATGCAGACCACAAGTGCCAATTGGGCTAGGGATTTGATCAGGGAATTCATGCCGGATTGAGAACGAAGACAGGCTTGGAGCAATTCGGGTGATTCAGCGCAAAAGTCTTTGCGCCGATCAATCAGTCATTAACGCAGGGAATACAACGAGAGGA
This genomic window from Synechococcus sp. MIT S9220 contains:
- the psbF gene encoding cytochrome b559 subunit beta; this encodes MTQTPTSSKPRVYPIFTVRWLALHTLGVPAVFFIGALAAMQFIRR
- a CDS encoding photosystem II reaction center protein L, whose translation is MERNKNPNTLPVELNRTSLYLGLLFVFVTGILFSSYFFN
- a CDS encoding photosystem II reaction center protein J, whose product is MSGKKSGLPDGRIPDRLPDGRPAVAWRSRWTEGTLPLWLIATAGGMAAIFVVGLFFYGSYTGVGSA
- a CDS encoding photosynthesis system II assembly factor Ycf48, producing the protein MNSLIKSLAQLALVVCIGFGLGGCVTTKVPTATASPWQVIDLNTQANPLDIAFTSADHGFLVGSNRLILETNDGGASWNERSLDLPEEENFRLISIAFDGDDGWIAGQPGLLMHTTDGGQNWTRLFLDTKLPGEPYLITALGPNSAELATNVGAVYRTSDGGGSWDAEVSDAAGATRDLRRSPDGAYVSVSSLGNFYATWDPGQPVWQVHQRVSSQRLQSIGYQPNGKLWMVARGAQIRFNEDAADNENWSKPIIPITNGYGYLDMAWSDDGAIWASGGNGTLLVSRDEGNSWERDPESVQAPTNFTRFVFDDTDRQQHAFLLGERGLMLRWSALS
- the psbE gene encoding cytochrome b559 subunit alpha — translated: MAAGSTGERPFFEIITSIRYWVIHAITLPSIFLAGFLFVSTGLAYDAFGTPRPDSYYQVSESKAPVVGQRFEGKSNLDSRLK